One Pseudomonas rhizophila DNA window includes the following coding sequences:
- a CDS encoding DUF6124 family protein, with protein MFKVTPNPPDIDPVPYDASLDPKKLKEAADRALNFYLNPGAPKTQIPPRKSGNIFLIDPTVDDETLLVHACESLASASDMASDIAGAMEGSQRNTMMVLQQVIMLSELAVNRVLDNHQLPG; from the coding sequence ATGTTCAAGGTTACCCCCAATCCCCCGGACATCGATCCGGTACCCTACGACGCCTCTCTCGATCCTAAGAAGCTAAAAGAGGCGGCAGACCGCGCACTCAACTTCTACCTCAACCCCGGGGCGCCGAAAACGCAGATACCGCCCCGCAAGTCCGGCAACATCTTCCTCATCGACCCAACGGTGGATGACGAAACGCTGCTTGTCCATGCCTGCGAATCGCTGGCGTCGGCCAGCGATATGGCCAGTGATATCGCCGGCGCAATGGAAGGCTCGCAGCGCAACACGATGATGGTGCTGCAACAGGTGATCATGTTGAGTGAGTTAGCGGTGAATCGCGTACTGGATAACCACCAGTTACCTGGGTAG
- a CDS encoding alpha/beta fold hydrolase, producing MRPEIAVLDIQGQYRVYTEFYRADAAQKTIILVNGSMATTASFAQTAKNLYPQFNVVLYDQPYAGKSKPHNRHEKMLTKEIEGQILLELIDHFAAEHVLSFSWGGAATLTALAQRPRRIEKAVISSFSPVLNAPMRDYLERGVDYLGSLDGDRVGHLVNSTIGKHLPPLFKRFNYRHVSSLAEHEYGQMHFHINDVLHSDRLCYVNAAKKINVPVLFLNGEWDEYTSATDAKVFADHVQHSTFSTLQATGHFLDMEHKAACRDSRDALLGFLKSPHQESRPRYNYVQDYHALAM from the coding sequence ATGAGGCCAGAAATCGCTGTGCTGGATATACAGGGTCAGTATCGGGTTTACACGGAGTTCTATCGCGCAGACGCCGCGCAAAAGACCATCATCCTGGTCAACGGCTCGATGGCCACCACCGCGTCGTTTGCACAGACCGCCAAAAACCTCTACCCGCAATTCAACGTCGTGCTGTACGACCAACCCTATGCGGGCAAGTCCAAGCCCCACAACCGCCATGAAAAAATGCTGACCAAAGAGATCGAAGGCCAGATCCTCCTGGAGTTGATCGATCACTTTGCCGCAGAGCATGTGCTGTCTTTTTCCTGGGGCGGCGCCGCCACCCTCACCGCCTTGGCCCAGCGTCCACGGCGCATCGAAAAAGCGGTGATCAGCTCGTTCTCCCCAGTGCTCAATGCACCGATGCGCGACTACCTGGAACGCGGCGTGGATTACCTGGGCAGCCTGGACGGCGACCGCGTGGGACACCTGGTCAACAGCACCATCGGCAAACACTTGCCGCCGCTGTTCAAGCGCTTCAACTATCGCCACGTCAGCAGCCTGGCCGAGCACGAATATGGGCAGATGCATTTCCACATCAACGACGTGCTCCACAGCGACCGGTTGTGCTACGTCAACGCGGCGAAAAAAATCAACGTGCCGGTGCTGTTCCTGAACGGCGAATGGGACGAATACACCTCGGCCACCGATGCCAAGGTTTTCGCCGACCACGTGCAACACAGCACCTTCAGCACGCTGCAAGCCACGGGGCATTTCCTGGACATGGAACACAAAGCCGCCTGCCGCGACAGCCGTGATGCCCTGCTGGGTTTCCTCAAGTCGCCCCATCAAGAAAGCCGACCGCGCTACAACTACGTGCAGGACTACCATGCCCTGGCTATGTGA
- a CDS encoding pseudouridine synthase, with protein sequence MRLDRFLSNLPRFNRQQVRLLLVERRVRIDGQIISDPHAQVREFSRVEVDDQVLQAGRPPRYFMLHKPPGCVSATRDPQHPTVLDLLDEPDKDDLHIAGRLDFNTTGLMLITNDGSWSRRLTQPQTKLPKVYYVETEQLITAEYAVTFARGLYFAFENLTTQPAELLLLGPRSARLSIVEGRYHQVKRMFGHFDNKVLRLHRERMGPLLLDAELEPGQYRALSPEEIQLI encoded by the coding sequence ATGCGCCTTGACCGCTTCCTCAGTAATCTGCCGCGTTTCAATCGCCAACAAGTCCGGTTGTTGTTGGTGGAACGCCGAGTGCGGATCGACGGGCAGATCATCAGCGACCCTCATGCGCAGGTGCGCGAATTCAGTCGGGTCGAAGTCGATGACCAGGTGCTGCAAGCCGGTCGCCCACCCCGATATTTCATGCTGCACAAACCGCCCGGTTGCGTCAGCGCCACCCGCGACCCGCAGCATCCCACCGTGCTGGACCTGCTGGATGAGCCAGACAAGGACGACCTGCACATCGCCGGGCGGCTGGACTTCAACACCACCGGGCTGATGCTGATCACCAATGACGGCAGTTGGTCACGACGCCTGACCCAACCGCAGACCAAACTGCCCAAGGTCTATTACGTCGAGACCGAGCAACTCATCACCGCCGAATACGCCGTTACCTTCGCGCGCGGGCTGTACTTCGCTTTCGAAAACCTCACCACCCAGCCTGCGGAACTGCTACTGCTGGGGCCAAGATCGGCGCGACTGAGCATCGTTGAAGGCCGCTATCACCAGGTCAAACGCATGTTCGGCCACTTCGACAACAAGGTGTTGCGCCTGCACCGTGAACGCATGGGACCGCTGCTGCTGGACGCCGAGCTTGAGCCAGGCCAATACCGTGCCCTGAGCCCTGAAGAGATCCAGCTGATCTGA
- a CDS encoding cysteine-rich CWC family protein, which yields MNKPDLCPACGASNDCTLADPRTADRACWCYGVSIDPAVLEALPAELRDQSCLCPRCAQVETQLRAKPQPIA from the coding sequence ATGAATAAACCCGACTTGTGCCCGGCCTGTGGCGCCAGCAACGACTGCACCCTGGCCGACCCGCGAACCGCCGACCGCGCCTGCTGGTGTTACGGCGTGAGCATCGACCCGGCCGTGCTTGAAGCATTGCCGGCCGAGCTGCGCGATCAGTCCTGCCTGTGCCCACGTTGCGCCCAGGTCGAAACCCAGTTGCGGGCCAAGCCGCAGCCGATCGCGTAA
- the atzF gene encoding allophanate hydrolase, with amino-acid sequence MTPSLRLDDLRDAYRSGELTPRNLLLSLREKAAALNPDYHLFIHLLTPEELEPYLVALEGQALENLPLYGVPFAIKDNIDLAGIPTTAACPAFSYVPQRSATLVEQLLALGAIPLGKTNLDQFATGLNGTRSPYGACRNSVLPDYPAGGSSAGSSLAVALGVASFALGTDTAGSGRVPAALNNLLGLKATKGLISTAGVVPACRTLDCVTTFTATAREASQLLALTARLDPRDEYSRRNPLWNDGSAFGAPRSFRFGVPRRQDLAFFGCHEGPQLFQAAIERLKGLGGEAVELDLSPFLEAARLLYEGPWVAERYSVAGELMEREPDAVLPVIRAVLAKAPTVDGVQTFRAQYRLQVLKAQCDRVMETLDCVLTPTIGRPVTLAELAAEPVLRNSELGYYTNFMNLLDYAAVAVPSAFMANGLPWGVTLFGRAFTDQYLLSVADALQRQQAPAVPAPANPARHDRARLVVCGAHLDGLALNWQLQQRGARLVEATHSSADYRLYALAGGPPLRPGMLRVSEDGVAIEVEVWELPSSELGSFLTGIPAPLGLGKVQLADGRWESGFICEPYGLTGAQDISHLGGWRAYLDSLKQL; translated from the coding sequence ATGACCCCGTCTTTACGCCTGGACGATTTGCGCGACGCCTACCGCAGCGGCGAACTTACACCTCGCAATTTACTGTTGAGCCTGCGGGAAAAAGCCGCGGCGCTGAACCCGGACTACCACCTGTTCATCCACCTGCTGACGCCCGAGGAGCTGGAACCTTACCTCGTCGCGCTGGAGGGCCAGGCTCTGGAAAACCTGCCGCTGTATGGCGTGCCGTTCGCGATCAAGGACAACATCGACCTGGCAGGCATTCCCACCACAGCCGCCTGTCCGGCGTTCAGCTACGTGCCGCAACGTTCGGCCACCCTTGTCGAGCAGCTACTGGCCTTGGGCGCGATTCCTCTGGGCAAGACCAATCTCGACCAGTTCGCCACCGGGCTCAACGGCACCCGCTCGCCTTACGGTGCCTGTCGCAATAGCGTGCTGCCCGACTATCCGGCCGGCGGTTCAAGCGCCGGCTCATCACTGGCGGTGGCCCTGGGTGTGGCAAGTTTTGCCCTGGGCACCGATACCGCTGGTTCGGGTCGGGTGCCGGCGGCGCTGAACAATCTGCTGGGTTTGAAGGCCACCAAGGGATTGATCTCCACGGCGGGGGTGGTGCCGGCCTGTCGCACGCTGGACTGCGTCACGACCTTCACCGCAACGGCGCGGGAAGCCAGCCAGTTACTGGCGCTGACAGCCCGTCTCGACCCACGCGATGAGTACAGCCGCCGCAACCCGCTGTGGAACGACGGCTCAGCATTCGGCGCGCCACGCAGCTTTCGCTTCGGTGTGCCTCGTCGGCAAGACCTGGCTTTTTTCGGCTGCCACGAAGGTCCACAACTGTTTCAAGCGGCCATCGAGCGCCTCAAGGGCCTGGGCGGCGAAGCGGTGGAACTGGACCTGTCCCCGTTTCTGGAAGCCGCCCGGCTCCTTTATGAAGGGCCTTGGGTGGCTGAGCGCTACAGCGTTGCCGGGGAGTTGATGGAGCGCGAGCCCGACGCCGTACTGCCAGTTATCCGCGCCGTGTTGGCGAAAGCGCCTACCGTGGATGGCGTACAAACCTTCCGTGCCCAGTACCGTTTGCAAGTGCTCAAAGCCCAATGCGATCGCGTCATGGAAACGCTCGATTGCGTCCTCACCCCGACCATCGGTCGCCCGGTGACCCTCGCCGAACTGGCCGCCGAACCGGTGCTGCGCAACTCGGAGCTGGGTTACTACACCAACTTCATGAACCTGCTGGACTACGCTGCCGTCGCTGTTCCCAGCGCATTCATGGCTAACGGCTTGCCTTGGGGCGTGACGCTGTTCGGTCGGGCCTTCACCGATCAATACCTGTTAAGCGTCGCCGACGCCTTGCAGCGCCAGCAAGCGCCGGCCGTGCCAGCGCCGGCCAACCCGGCTCGCCATGACCGGGCGCGGCTGGTGGTGTGCGGGGCGCATCTGGACGGTTTGGCACTGAACTGGCAGCTCCAGCAACGCGGAGCCCGTCTGGTCGAGGCCACCCACAGCTCAGCCGATTACCGTCTCTACGCACTGGCCGGCGGCCCGCCTCTGCGCCCCGGCATGCTGCGGGTCAGTGAAGACGGCGTGGCCATCGAGGTGGAGGTTTGGGAATTGCCGAGCAGCGAACTCGGTTCGTTCCTGACCGGCATCCCCGCGCCGCTTGGGCTGGGGAAGGTACAACTGGCCGACGGCCGCTGGGAAAGCGGATTCATTTGTGAGCCGTATGGTTTGACGGGCGCGCAGGACATCAGCCATTTGGGGGGATGGCGGGCCTATTTAGATAGTCTGAAACAGTTGTGA
- the uca gene encoding urea carboxylase has product MFKKILIANRGAIACRILRTLRELKVEGVAVYSQADAASLHILQADEAHCLGEGAAAGTYLAVDKLLAIAKSSGATAIHPGYGFLSENAAFAQACEAAGIAFIGPTPEQLRVFGLKHTARDLARRHGVPLLEGSELLDSLDAALLAANQVGYPVMLKSTAGGGGIGMRVCRDAAELSESFEAVKRLGQNNFSDAGVFIEKYIERARHLEVQVFGDGQGQVIALGVRDCSVQRRNQKVIEETPAPNLPEGMAEELCAAAIQLAQAVNYRSAGTVEFVFDSDAGRFYFLEVNTRLQVEHGVTEQVWNVDLVRWMVQLAAGDLPPLSELSQGLRAQGHAIQARVYAEDPGRDFQPSPGLLTAVQWPPADGKQLRIDTWVEAGCQIPPYFDPMIAKVIRWAPTREQARLGLHQALNESLLYGVETNRDYLQQILLDAPFASGQPWTRCLEALVYRAHTFEVLSPGTQTSIQDYPGRLGYWAVGVPPSGPMDSRSLCLGNRLLGNEEGAAALEITMSGPLLRFNCAARVAVTGAVIALTLDDEAVPMNTALSIPAGSTLAIGTIAGAGARSYLCLQGGVQVPDYLGSKSTFTLGQFGGHGGRALCTGDVLHLAPLDERATVAHTSEPTLELPDVRQIRVIYGPHGAPEYFTERYIRTFFDTAWEVHFNSSRTGVRLIGPKPEWVRADGGEAGLHPSNIHDNPYAIGAVDFTGDMPVILGPDGPSLGGFVCPVTVIEADLWQLGQLKAGDRVRFVPVDLKTARSLTLEWNQCGSEPARDEVVAESDLAPSRAGSLPQGFGSPVVLDIGQDDTRLVARLAGDTHLLLEIGAPELDLVLRFRAHALMQALEHKQLPGVIDLTPGIRSLQVHYQPEQLPLAELLQILSGEWDAVCAAQDLQVPSRIVHLPLSWDDPACQLAIEKYMTTVRKDAPWCPSNLEFIRRINDLPNLDAVQRTVFDASYLVMGLGDVYLGAPVATPLDPRHRLVTTKYNPARTWTAENSVGIGGAYMCVYGMEGPGGYQFVGRTLQMWNRYREVAAFDGKPWLLRFFDQIRFYPVSADELLRIRRDFPLGRFDLNIEHGQLNLADYQRFLAQEADSIAAFRAQQQGAFNAERERWIASGQAHFDSEEPAPAPSEDSLLSEDQLSVDSHIAGNLWQVQVQVDARVSAGDVLVILESMKMEIPLLAPVSGVVRQIRVQPGSAVRAGQRVVVLERD; this is encoded by the coding sequence ATGTTCAAAAAAATCCTCATCGCCAACCGTGGCGCCATTGCCTGCCGGATCCTGCGGACCCTGCGTGAGCTGAAGGTCGAAGGCGTCGCGGTGTATTCCCAGGCCGATGCGGCCAGCTTGCATATCCTGCAGGCCGACGAAGCCCACTGCCTGGGCGAAGGTGCGGCGGCCGGTACGTATCTGGCGGTGGACAAGCTGCTGGCAATCGCCAAAAGCAGCGGCGCGACGGCGATCCATCCCGGCTACGGCTTTCTCTCGGAAAACGCCGCCTTCGCGCAGGCCTGCGAGGCCGCCGGCATCGCTTTCATCGGCCCGACGCCAGAGCAACTGCGTGTGTTCGGCCTCAAGCACACCGCCCGCGACCTGGCTCGCCGGCACGGCGTGCCACTGCTCGAAGGCAGCGAACTGCTCGACAGCCTCGACGCCGCGCTACTGGCCGCCAACCAGGTCGGCTATCCGGTCATGCTCAAAAGCACCGCCGGGGGCGGTGGCATCGGCATGCGTGTCTGTCGCGATGCCGCCGAGTTGAGCGAGTCATTCGAAGCGGTCAAGCGCTTGGGCCAGAACAACTTCAGCGATGCCGGCGTGTTCATCGAGAAGTACATCGAGCGGGCTCGACATCTTGAGGTTCAGGTATTCGGCGATGGCCAGGGCCAGGTGATCGCACTGGGCGTGCGCGACTGCTCGGTGCAGCGGCGCAACCAGAAAGTCATCGAAGAAACCCCTGCGCCCAACTTGCCCGAAGGTATGGCCGAGGAGCTCTGCGCAGCAGCGATTCAACTGGCCCAGGCGGTCAACTACCGCAGCGCCGGCACCGTGGAGTTCGTGTTCGACAGTGACGCCGGGCGCTTTTACTTTCTGGAAGTGAACACCCGCTTGCAAGTGGAGCACGGCGTCACCGAACAAGTGTGGAACGTCGACCTGGTGCGCTGGATGGTGCAACTGGCCGCCGGGGACCTGCCGCCCCTGAGCGAGTTGAGCCAGGGGTTGCGAGCCCAGGGTCATGCGATTCAGGCGCGCGTGTATGCCGAGGATCCAGGCCGGGACTTCCAGCCGAGCCCGGGGCTGCTGACCGCTGTGCAATGGCCGCCAGCCGACGGCAAACAACTGCGCATCGACACCTGGGTCGAGGCCGGCTGCCAGATTCCACCCTACTTCGACCCGATGATCGCCAAAGTCATTCGTTGGGCGCCGACCCGTGAGCAGGCACGCCTGGGCTTGCATCAAGCGCTGAATGAAAGCCTGTTGTACGGCGTGGAAACCAACCGCGACTACCTGCAACAGATTCTCCTCGATGCACCCTTTGCCAGCGGCCAGCCCTGGACTCGCTGCCTTGAGGCGCTGGTCTATCGCGCCCACACTTTTGAAGTGCTCAGCCCCGGCACCCAGACCAGCATTCAGGACTACCCCGGCCGACTCGGCTATTGGGCGGTGGGTGTTCCGCCATCGGGACCGATGGACAGCCGCTCGCTGTGCCTGGGCAATCGCCTGCTGGGCAATGAAGAAGGCGCCGCGGCGCTGGAAATCACCATGAGCGGGCCGTTGCTGCGTTTCAACTGCGCTGCCAGGGTGGCCGTGACCGGCGCGGTCATTGCGCTGACCCTCGATGACGAAGCTGTGCCGATGAACACTGCCCTGTCGATTCCTGCCGGTTCCACCCTGGCGATCGGCACCATCGCCGGCGCCGGGGCGCGCAGTTACTTGTGCCTGCAAGGCGGCGTGCAAGTGCCGGATTACCTGGGCAGTAAAAGCACCTTCACCCTCGGCCAGTTCGGCGGCCATGGGGGTCGGGCCTTGTGTACCGGCGACGTGTTGCACCTGGCGCCCCTGGACGAGCGCGCGACCGTGGCGCACACGAGCGAACCCACTCTGGAGCTGCCCGACGTGCGGCAGATCCGCGTGATTTACGGCCCCCATGGCGCGCCGGAATACTTCACCGAGCGCTACATCCGTACCTTCTTCGACACGGCCTGGGAAGTGCATTTCAACTCCAGCCGAACCGGCGTGCGCCTGATCGGGCCGAAACCCGAATGGGTACGCGCCGACGGCGGCGAGGCCGGACTGCACCCCTCCAACATCCATGACAACCCGTATGCCATCGGCGCCGTGGACTTCACCGGCGACATGCCCGTCATCCTCGGCCCCGACGGCCCGAGCCTGGGTGGTTTCGTCTGCCCGGTGACGGTGATCGAGGCGGATCTTTGGCAACTGGGGCAACTGAAGGCCGGGGACAGGGTGCGGTTTGTGCCGGTGGACCTGAAGACCGCCCGCTCTCTGACCTTGGAATGGAATCAATGCGGGAGCGAGCCTGCTCGCGATGAAGTGGTTGCGGAGTCTGATCTGGCCCCATCGCGAGCAGGCTCGCTCCCACAGGGGTTTGGGTCGCCTGTGGTGTTGGATATCGGTCAGGACGATACCCGTCTGGTGGCGAGATTGGCCGGCGACACGCACCTGCTGCTGGAGATAGGCGCTCCCGAACTGGATCTGGTGCTGCGTTTTCGCGCCCATGCCTTGATGCAGGCGCTGGAGCACAAACAGTTGCCCGGCGTAATCGACCTCACGCCGGGCATTCGTTCGTTGCAAGTGCATTACCAACCCGAACAACTGCCGCTGGCCGAACTACTGCAGATCCTCAGCGGTGAATGGGACGCGGTGTGCGCCGCGCAGGATCTGCAGGTGCCATCACGCATCGTGCATCTGCCGCTGTCCTGGGACGATCCGGCCTGCCAGCTGGCCATCGAAAAATACATGACCACGGTGCGCAAGGACGCGCCCTGGTGCCCGAGCAATCTGGAGTTCATCCGCCGTATCAACGACCTGCCCAACCTCGACGCAGTGCAACGCACGGTGTTCGACGCCAGCTACCTGGTGATGGGCCTTGGGGATGTCTACCTCGGCGCGCCGGTCGCCACGCCACTGGACCCTCGGCATCGGTTGGTGACCACTAAATACAATCCGGCCCGCACCTGGACTGCGGAAAACTCGGTGGGCATCGGCGGCGCGTACATGTGTGTGTATGGCATGGAAGGCCCAGGTGGATATCAATTCGTCGGGCGCACGTTGCAGATGTGGAATCGTTATCGCGAGGTCGCCGCATTCGACGGCAAACCCTGGCTGCTGCGGTTCTTCGACCAGATCCGCTTCTACCCGGTCAGCGCCGATGAACTGCTGCGCATCCGCCGGGACTTCCCGCTGGGCCGCTTCGACCTGAACATCGAACACGGTCAACTCAACCTTGCTGATTACCAGCGCTTCCTGGCGCAGGAGGCGGACAGCATCGCCGCGTTCCGAGCGCAGCAACAAGGCGCCTTCAATGCCGAGCGCGAGCGCTGGATCGCCAGTGGCCAGGCACACTTCGACAGCGAAGAACCGGCACCCGCGCCCAGCGAAGATTCGCTGCTGAGCGAAGATCAACTCAGTGTCGATAGCCACATCGCTGGCAATCTCTGGCAGGTCCAGGTGCAGGTGGATGCTCGGGTCAGCGCGGGTGACGTACTGGTGATTCTGGAGTCGATGAAGATGGAGATCCCACTCCTCGCCCCCGTGTCCGGAGTGGTGCGCCAGATTCGTGTACAGCCCGGCTCGGCGGTGCGCGCCGGACAACGTGTGGTGGTGCTGGAACGTGACTGA
- a CDS encoding urea amidolyase associated protein UAAP2: MSLAIATLQKQPDAAIYRATIPAGEPWLVEVKAGQTLRILDLEGNQAVDTLFYSLANPKERYDVQRTLRRQNSVYLSTGSVLYSNLGRPMLTIVEDTCGRHDTLGGACAQESNTVRYALEKRYMHSCRDNYLRACAHDGRLGKGDIGPNINFFMNVPVTADGGLTFEDGISAPGKYVDLRAEMDVIVLISNCPQLNNPCNAYNPTPAELLIWN, from the coding sequence ATGTCACTTGCCATCGCCACCCTGCAAAAGCAGCCCGACGCCGCTATCTACCGCGCCACCATTCCCGCCGGGGAACCCTGGCTGGTGGAGGTCAAGGCCGGCCAGACCCTGCGCATCCTCGACCTGGAAGGCAACCAGGCGGTCGATACGCTGTTCTACAGCCTGGCCAATCCCAAGGAACGCTACGACGTGCAGCGCACCCTGCGCCGGCAGAACAGCGTGTACCTGAGCACCGGCAGCGTGCTGTATTCCAACCTCGGCCGGCCCATGCTGACCATCGTTGAAGACACCTGCGGGCGCCACGACACCCTCGGTGGCGCCTGCGCCCAGGAAAGCAACACCGTGCGCTACGCCCTGGAAAAACGCTACATGCACAGCTGCCGCGACAACTACCTGCGGGCCTGCGCCCACGACGGTCGTCTGGGCAAGGGCGACATCGGACCGAACATCAACTTCTTCATGAACGTGCCGGTCACCGCCGACGGCGGCCTGACGTTCGAGGATGGGATTTCGGCGCCCGGCAAATACGTCGACCTGCGGGCCGAGATGGACGTGATCGTCCTGATCTCCAACTGCCCGCAACTGAACAACCCGTGCAACGCCTACAACCCCACGCCAGCGGAGCTTTTGATATGGAACTGA
- a CDS encoding urea amidolyase associated protein UAAP1, with translation MTDSTQLFPPFAEELLPGGGHRSFVLKRGQLLRLTDLRGGANVSLTLLNANEKTERLNLPDSLKCQHTAKLTTGHCLYSDMGRVLAAITADTCGWSDSLGGVLCAEEVAEKYGQGRYQELRNGFFRNGTDNLLVELGKWGLGLSDLLMTLNLFSRVDVDEAGNFHFVEGHSKAGDYIELYAPMDTLVVLTALQHPMDPNPQYAPQPLKLSWMNAEPSVAEHCRNSRPENQRGFINTDRLFA, from the coding sequence ATGACCGATTCAACCCAATTGTTTCCTCCCTTCGCCGAAGAACTGCTGCCTGGTGGCGGCCACCGTTCCTTCGTGCTCAAGCGCGGTCAACTGCTGCGCCTGACCGATCTGCGCGGCGGAGCCAACGTGAGCCTGACGCTGCTCAATGCCAATGAGAAAACCGAGCGCCTGAACCTGCCCGACAGCCTCAAATGCCAACACACCGCCAAACTCACCACCGGCCATTGCCTGTACTCGGACATGGGCCGGGTGCTGGCGGCGATCACCGCCGACACGTGCGGCTGGAGCGATAGCCTAGGCGGTGTGCTCTGCGCCGAGGAAGTGGCTGAAAAATACGGCCAGGGCCGCTATCAGGAACTGCGTAACGGGTTCTTCCGCAACGGCACCGACAACCTGTTGGTGGAGCTGGGCAAATGGGGGTTGGGCCTGTCCGACCTGCTGATGACCCTCAACCTGTTCAGCCGGGTCGATGTCGACGAGGCCGGCAACTTTCACTTCGTTGAAGGCCATTCCAAGGCCGGCGATTACATCGAGCTCTACGCACCGATGGACACCCTGGTGGTACTGACTGCGCTGCAACACCCGATGGACCCGAACCCCCAATACGCTCCGCAACCGCTCAAGCTCAGCTGGATGAACGCCGAGCCCAGCGTGGCCGAGCACTGCCGCAACTCGCGCCCGGAAAACCAGCGCGGCTTCATCAACACCGACCGCCTGTTCGCCTGA
- a CDS encoding ABC transporter ATP-binding protein, giving the protein MSFIKVNNVWQQYADQVVLERLNLSVAEGEFCTLVGASGCGKSTFLRLLLGQERASRGQILLDGEPLAGEPDASRGVVFQRYSVFPHLTVLNNVALGLELPRSPLLGRLFGSAKRQAREEAAHLLNKVGLGHALDKYPAQLSGGMQQRLAIAQALIMKPRVLLLDEPFGALDPGIRKDMHALLLELWRETRLTVFMVTHDLSEGFSLGTRLLVFDKVRVDPHAPGAYGARITYDIPLNSDRRTARAAVDALPAELAGALRIA; this is encoded by the coding sequence ATGAGTTTCATCAAGGTCAATAACGTCTGGCAGCAGTACGCCGATCAGGTGGTGCTCGAACGCTTGAACCTGAGCGTCGCCGAAGGCGAGTTCTGCACGCTGGTGGGGGCGTCGGGTTGTGGCAAATCAACCTTTCTGCGGCTGCTCTTGGGCCAGGAGCGCGCCAGTCGCGGGCAGATTCTGCTGGACGGTGAGCCTCTGGCTGGTGAGCCGGATGCCAGCCGTGGTGTGGTGTTCCAGCGTTACTCAGTGTTCCCGCACCTGACGGTGCTGAACAACGTTGCCCTGGGCCTGGAACTGCCACGCTCGCCGCTGCTGGGGCGCCTGTTCGGCAGCGCCAAACGCCAGGCCCGTGAAGAGGCCGCGCATCTGCTGAACAAGGTCGGCCTCGGCCATGCACTGGACAAATACCCGGCGCAGTTGTCCGGGGGCATGCAGCAGCGGCTGGCCATCGCCCAGGCGCTGATCATGAAACCCCGTGTCTTGCTGCTGGACGAACCCTTCGGCGCACTCGATCCCGGCATTCGCAAAGACATGCACGCCCTGTTGCTGGAGCTGTGGCGCGAAACCCGCTTGACGGTGTTCATGGTCACCCATGACCTGTCCGAAGGATTCAGCCTCGGCACCCGCCTGCTGGTGTTCGACAAGGTTCGCGTCGATCCCCATGCCCCCGGCGCCTATGGCGCGCGCATCACCTACGACATTCCACTGAACAGCGACCGCCGCACCGCCCGTGCCGCCGTCGACGCCCTGCCCGCCGAACTGGCCGGCGCATTGCGTATCGCTTGA
- a CDS encoding ABC transporter permease, protein MRLINRYPDRPSRLLLVILPFALVLFAYFMGSAERLTDNPNDKLLPSAVQMADAVKRLAFTADVRSGDYLLWQDTASSLRRLAIGLGISALAGLCLGIAAGTLPLFGAPLSPLLTVLSMVPPLAILPILFIVFGLGELSKVMLIVIGITPCLARDLEQRAREIPPELLIKAQTLGASTWTLMLRVVLPQLLPRLLISLRLMLGSAWLFLIAAEAIASTDGLGYRIFLVRRYLAMDVILPYVVWITLLAWLMDWGLKHLTRRAFPWYEGAKA, encoded by the coding sequence ATGCGCCTGATCAACCGCTATCCGGATCGTCCCAGCCGCCTGTTGTTGGTGATCCTGCCCTTCGCGCTGGTGCTGTTCGCCTACTTTATGGGCTCGGCCGAACGGTTGACGGACAACCCCAACGACAAGCTGCTGCCCAGCGCGGTGCAGATGGCCGATGCGGTCAAACGCCTGGCCTTCACCGCTGACGTGCGCAGTGGCGATTACCTGCTCTGGCAAGACACCGCATCGAGCCTGCGCAGACTGGCAATCGGCCTGGGCATCAGCGCCTTGGCCGGCCTGTGCCTGGGCATCGCCGCCGGCACGCTGCCGCTGTTCGGCGCGCCGCTGTCGCCGTTGCTCACCGTGCTGTCGATGGTGCCTCCCTTGGCGATCCTGCCCATTCTGTTCATCGTCTTCGGTCTGGGAGAATTGTCGAAAGTGATGCTGATCGTCATTGGCATCACCCCGTGTCTGGCCCGGGACCTGGAACAGCGCGCCCGGGAAATTCCGCCCGAGCTGCTGATCAAGGCCCAGACCCTCGGCGCTTCGACCTGGACCCTGATGCTGCGGGTGGTGCTGCCGCAATTGCTGCCACGCCTGTTGATTTCCCTGCGGCTGATGCTCGGTTCGGCCTGGCTGTTTCTGATCGCCGCCGAAGCCATCGCCTCCACCGATGGGCTGGGCTATCGGATTTTCCTGGTGCGCCGGTACCTGGCGATGGATGTGATCTTGCCGTACGTGGTGTGGATCACCTTGCTCGCCTGGCTGATGGACTGGGGTCTCAAGCACCTGACCCGGCGAGCGTTCCCCTGGTATGAGGGGGCGAAGGCATGA